The nucleotide sequence CTGAGCGTCGATCCGTGCGAGGTTCGCGGCAGGTAATACTCGATTGTCCGCGGGATGATGTCCGGCGTGACCTGGTATCCGAGATGCGAAAAGACTTCCAGCAGTTCGGATGACGAGAATAGGTAGAAAAGCATGAGTACGTCAGCTTGCTTGGATGCCTGGTAGGAATTGACGTCCTCACCCTCCGCCTCAAGAATCCGGTCCAGGCGCTGAATGTCGCCATGTCGGCTCCGGTACTGTCCCCAGTCGAGTTCACGCAGCGTCTCGTACCGCTCGAACTGACAAATCACACCATCGTGAAATGGCACGAAGATCCGGCGCGAAATATGGTCCCATCGCGCTATTTCCCCCTCGTCGATGTGGAGCGCGGCGAACAATTCGGCACGCGACTGCGCAGAGATCAGAGACAGTGATTCGCCAGCCTTGCGGAGGGTCCACGCGGTCAGCACATTGGTGTATGCGTTGTTGTCGATTCCGTCGTACGGCGCCTCGGGGTAGCCCGAGTGAAACTCGTCGGGCCCAATGACACCCCGAATCACGAAACGCTGTCGCGTGGTGTCGAATTCGGTTCGCGACGCCCAGAATCTCGCGATCTCGACCAGGATTTCCGCTCCATAGTCTGCGAGGAACTCGTGGTCTGCGGTCGCCTGGTAGTACTGCCACACGTTGTAGGCGATTGCGAGACCAACGTGATGCGCGCGTTGGCTCGCGTCGACGTTCCAGCGCCCTGATCGAGGATTTAAGTGCAGCGTTTGGCTTTCTTCCCGGCCATCGCTGCCCGACTGCCACGGAAACATCGCGCCCTGGTAGCCGGCAACGAACGCCGCGTGACGCGCCTCCGGGAGGCGACGGTATCGGTACCTCGACAGCGCCGCGGTCAACGCGGGTAAGCGAAGGTTTAGCACGGGAAAGACAAAAAGGTCGTCCCAGAAAATATGGCCTCGGTACGCTTCGCCGTGCAGGCCGCGAGCTGGTACGCCCACATCGAGGTCAGCCACGTGCGGTGACAGGGTCTGCAGTACGTGCAAGAGATGGAGCCGGATGACGCGCTGGGTTCGTTCATCACCGTCGACATCAATACCGAACTGCTCCCAAAGCCGCTTCCATGCGGTGGTGTGCTTGCCGAGCAACGCGCGAAAGGACCCCTGCCGCGGTAGCCAGCGGGCAGCCGCGACGCTCGGTGAACCGCAGGCGTTGTCGCGTCCGGTGAACACCGTGACGACTTTATCGAACGTGACCTCCTGCCCGGCTGTAACGGGAACGCTGATGATGTGCCCGATCTCGGCTGAGGTACGGAAGGGCCGGTATTCAGCTGATTCAGCGTTGTGATCGTGGCGCACCTGCGTCCGCGACGCTACCGCGATCCGAATCCGTGACTCTGATGTCTGGGCCTCGATTAGCACCGAGTCGTGCGTGAGAAACGTGGTCTCCACGCTCGAGAGATGCACGCTCGAGAGATCACGGTAGCGCTCAACTAGGTCGTTCCGGATGCCACCATCGAGGGCTGAACGTACCTCCAGGGAGCCCGACCAGTTTTCGGGCCGTATTGTGACCTGGAGGGCAGCAACATGTGGTGAGTCCATGGAAACGAAGCGGCGCTGAATGAGCTTCGTGATTCGGCCTGATTCGTCCCGCACCTTGACGATCCGCTCCAGAACCGCACGCTGCATATCGAGGTCTTGCCGGTACTCGAGGACGTCGGTCCTATCTATGTCGAACCATCGCCCGGACTCGCCCGCACGAAAGTTGAGGGGCAGCCAGTTAGTGATGTTCACCAGGCTTTCGTTGCTGATTGTGGTGCCTGCGATGACATCGGTGAGGCGATTGAACAGACCCGCTATGTAAGTACCCGGATAGTGCGTTTGATTCGCGGAGACTTCGGGTGCGGCACCCCGGCAGGCGAAATAGCCGTTGCCAACTGTGCAGAGCGCCTCCCGTAGCTTCTCGCTCGCTGGATCGT is from Hoyosella subflava DQS3-9A1 and encodes:
- a CDS encoding glycoside hydrolase family 65 protein yields the protein MVDTWHLVFDHYDPASEKLREALCTVGNGYFACRGAAPEVSANQTHYPGTYIAGLFNRLTDVIAGTTISNESLVNITNWLPLNFRAGESGRWFDIDRTDVLEYRQDLDMQRAVLERIVKVRDESGRITKLIQRRFVSMDSPHVAALQVTIRPENWSGSLEVRSALDGGIRNDLVERYRDLSSVHLSSVETTFLTHDSVLIEAQTSESRIRIAVASRTQVRHDHNAESAEYRPFRTSAEIGHIISVPVTAGQEVTFDKVVTVFTGRDNACGSPSVAAARWLPRQGSFRALLGKHTTAWKRLWEQFGIDVDGDERTQRVIRLHLLHVLQTLSPHVADLDVGVPARGLHGEAYRGHIFWDDLFVFPVLNLRLPALTAALSRYRYRRLPEARHAAFVAGYQGAMFPWQSGSDGREESQTLHLNPRSGRWNVDASQRAHHVGLAIAYNVWQYYQATADHEFLADYGAEILVEIARFWASRTEFDTTRQRFVIRGVIGPDEFHSGYPEAPYDGIDNNAYTNVLTAWTLRKAGESLSLISAQSRAELFAALHIDEGEIARWDHISRRIFVPFHDGVICQFERYETLRELDWGQYRSRHGDIQRLDRILEAEGEDVNSYQASKQADVLMLFYLFSSSELLEVFSHLGYQVTPDIIPRTIEYYLPRTSHGSTLSAAVHAWVLARSRRSHTKDFYSDLLDADLTDIQGGTTSEGIHLAAMAGSVDILQRCFSGLELRDDRIILNPCYPESLGTVQFGLRYRGSRLTVRAKGTTVEVCSAPGPGLPVRIDCNGATADLPPGSCEVFAL